A single Rubrivivax gelatinosus IL144 DNA region contains:
- the thrC gene encoding threonine synthase, giving the protein MKYLSTRGDATLRGFSDILLEGLAPDGGLYLPTHYPQVDAATLARWRGLSYADLAFEILSLYIDDIPAADLKRLVHATYTEAVFGTPEITPLKPLGDGLALQALSNGPTLAFKDMAMQLLGNLFEYELGRRGETLNILGATSGDTGSAAEYAMRGKTGVNVFMLSPHGRMSPFQQAQMFSLQDANIHNLAVEGVFDDCQDIVKAVSNDLEFKRRHKIGTVNSINWARLLAQVVYYFAGYFQATKTNDERVSFAVPSGNFGNICAGHVARSMGLPIHRLVLATNENDVLDEFFRTGTYRVRGSAETFETSSPSMDISKASNFERFVFDLLGRDAARTRELFGAGVSQQGGFTLTAEEHARCAGFGFVSGRSTHADRLATIAATWRETGVLVDTHTADGLKVAREHRDAGVPMIVLETALPAKFAATITEALGADAPVPPRPAALAGLEALPRRFTVVPPDAAAVKAFIEAHAG; this is encoded by the coding sequence GTGAAGTACCTCAGCACCCGCGGCGACGCCACGCTGCGCGGCTTCTCCGACATCCTGCTCGAAGGCCTGGCGCCCGACGGCGGCCTGTACCTGCCGACGCACTACCCGCAGGTCGACGCCGCGACGCTCGCGCGCTGGCGCGGGCTGTCCTATGCCGACCTGGCGTTCGAGATCCTGTCGCTCTATATCGACGACATCCCGGCCGCCGACCTGAAGCGGCTGGTGCACGCCACCTACACCGAGGCCGTCTTCGGCACGCCCGAGATCACGCCGCTGAAGCCGCTGGGCGATGGCCTCGCCCTGCAAGCCCTGTCCAACGGCCCGACGCTGGCCTTCAAGGACATGGCGATGCAGCTGCTGGGCAACCTGTTCGAGTACGAACTGGGCCGCCGCGGCGAGACGCTGAACATCCTCGGCGCCACCTCCGGCGACACCGGCAGCGCCGCCGAATACGCGATGCGCGGCAAGACGGGCGTCAACGTCTTCATGCTGAGCCCCCACGGCCGCATGAGCCCGTTCCAGCAGGCGCAGATGTTCAGCCTGCAGGACGCCAACATCCACAACTTGGCCGTCGAAGGCGTGTTCGACGACTGCCAGGACATCGTCAAGGCCGTCAGCAACGACCTCGAGTTCAAGCGCCGCCACAAGATCGGCACCGTCAACTCGATCAACTGGGCGCGGCTGCTGGCCCAGGTCGTCTACTACTTCGCCGGTTATTTCCAGGCGACGAAGACGAACGACGAGCGCGTGTCCTTCGCCGTGCCCTCGGGCAACTTCGGCAATATCTGCGCCGGCCACGTCGCGCGTTCGATGGGCCTGCCGATTCACCGCCTGGTGCTGGCGACCAACGAGAACGACGTGCTCGACGAGTTCTTCCGCACGGGGACTTATCGCGTGCGTGGCAGCGCCGAGACCTTCGAGACCTCGTCGCCGTCGATGGACATCAGCAAGGCGAGCAACTTCGAGCGTTTTGTCTTCGACCTGCTGGGCCGCGACGCGGCGCGCACGCGCGAACTGTTCGGTGCCGGCGTCTCGCAGCAGGGCGGCTTCACGCTGACTGCCGAGGAGCACGCGCGCTGCGCCGGCTTCGGCTTCGTCTCGGGCCGCAGCACGCATGCCGACCGCCTGGCGACGATCGCCGCCACCTGGCGCGAAACCGGCGTGCTCGTCGACACCCACACCGCCGACGGCCTGAAGGTCGCACGCGAGCACCGCGACGCCGGCGTGCCGATGATCGTGCTGGAGACCGCGCTGCCGGCCAAGTTCGCCGCGACGATCACCGAGGCGCTGGGCGCCGACGCACCGGTGCCGCCGCGCCCGGCGGCGCTGGCCGGGCTCGAGGCGCTGCCGCGCCGCTTCACCGTCGTGCCGCCCGACGCGGCGGCGGTCAAGGCCTTCATCGAGGCCCACGCCGGATGA
- a CDS encoding homoserine dehydrogenase: MKPIQVGLLGIGTVGSGTFTVLNRNQEEIRRRAGRGIEISMVADLDVERARGIVGDRARVVADAREVIANPEIDIVVELIGGYGIAKTLVLEAIAAGKHVVTANKALLAVHGTEIFEAARLRGVMVAFEAAVAGGIPIIKALREGLTANRIEWVAGIINGTTNFILSEMRSKGLDFAAVLKQAQALGYAEADPTFDIEGVDAAHKATIMSAIAFGVPVQFDKAYVEGITALQAADIRYAEQLGYRIKLLGITKRRQHGIELRVHPTLVPSQRLIANVEGAMNAVVVQGDAVGSTLYYGKGAGAEPTASAVVADLVDITRLHTADPDHRVPHLAFQPGSLQDTPILPIDEVVTSFYLRLQVADQAGVLAKITGILAEHEISIDAVLQRESAEGEKQTELIILTHDTVEGRMRAALAQMQALPTVLAPIVRIRKEELK; this comes from the coding sequence ATGAAACCCATCCAGGTCGGCCTGCTCGGCATCGGCACCGTCGGCAGCGGCACCTTCACGGTGCTCAACCGCAACCAGGAGGAGATCCGGCGCCGTGCCGGACGCGGCATCGAGATTTCGATGGTCGCCGACCTCGACGTCGAACGTGCACGCGGCATCGTCGGCGACCGTGCCCGCGTCGTCGCCGATGCCCGCGAGGTCATCGCCAATCCCGAGATCGACATCGTCGTCGAGCTGATCGGCGGCTACGGCATCGCCAAGACGCTGGTGCTCGAAGCGATTGCCGCCGGCAAGCACGTCGTCACCGCGAACAAGGCGCTGCTCGCGGTGCACGGCACCGAGATCTTCGAGGCCGCGCGCCTGAGGGGCGTGATGGTCGCCTTCGAGGCTGCGGTGGCCGGCGGCATCCCGATCATCAAGGCGCTGCGCGAAGGGCTGACGGCCAACCGCATCGAGTGGGTGGCCGGCATCATCAACGGCACGACCAACTTCATCCTCTCGGAGATGCGCTCCAAGGGGCTGGACTTCGCCGCCGTGCTCAAGCAGGCGCAGGCGCTGGGCTACGCCGAGGCCGACCCGACCTTCGACATCGAAGGCGTCGACGCCGCGCACAAGGCGACGATCATGAGCGCCATCGCCTTCGGCGTGCCGGTGCAGTTCGACAAGGCCTATGTCGAGGGCATCACCGCGCTGCAGGCGGCCGACATCCGCTACGCCGAGCAGCTCGGCTACCGCATCAAGCTGCTGGGCATCACCAAGCGCCGCCAGCACGGCATCGAGCTGCGTGTGCACCCGACGCTGGTGCCTTCGCAGCGCCTGATCGCCAACGTCGAAGGCGCGATGAACGCCGTCGTCGTGCAGGGCGACGCGGTCGGCAGCACGCTGTACTACGGCAAGGGCGCCGGCGCCGAGCCGACGGCCAGCGCCGTCGTCGCCGACCTGGTGGACATCACCCGGCTGCACACCGCCGATCCCGACCACCGCGTGCCGCACCTGGCTTTCCAGCCGGGTTCGCTGCAGGACACGCCGATCCTGCCGATCGACGAGGTCGTCACCTCGTTCTACCTGCGCCTACAGGTCGCCGACCAGGCCGGCGTGCTGGCCAAGATCACCGGCATCCTGGCCGAGCACGAGATCTCGATCGACGCCGTGCTGCAGCGCGAGAGTGCGGAAGGCGAGAAGCAGACCGAGCTGATCATCCTGACGCACGACACCGTCGAAGGCCGCATGCGCGCCGCGCTCGCGCAGATGCAGGCGCTGCCCACCGTGCTCGCACCCATCGTGCGCATCCGCAAGGAGGAGCTGAAGTGA
- a CDS encoding pyridoxal phosphate-dependent aminotransferase, which produces MKPIAKSSKLANVGYDIRGPVLDKARQMEEEGQRIIKLNIGNVAAFGLMPPDEIVRDMIHNLPSQVAAGYTDSKGLFAPRKAVVHYTQEKRISGVTVDDVYLGNGASELIAMSMNALLDAGDEVLIPSPDYPLHTAVVSLSGGTPVHYRCDEGSGWLPDLDDIRAKVSANTKAIVVINPNNPTGALYPVDLLKDIVEIARQHQLIVFADEIYDKTLYDGNEHTSIASLADDVLFVTFNGLSKNYRSCGYRSGWMVVSGEKRYAKDYIEGLNMLASMRLCANTPGQMAIQTALGGYQSIKDLVAPGGRLLKQRDLAWEMMNAIPGVSVVKPKAALYMFPRLDPKVYPIADDQQFAYELLEQERVLIVQGTGFNWPDPDHFRLVFLPNLDDLTEAIGRIERFLAGYRKRHSL; this is translated from the coding sequence TTGAAGCCCATCGCCAAGTCCAGCAAGCTCGCCAACGTCGGTTACGACATCCGCGGTCCGGTGCTCGACAAGGCCCGGCAGATGGAGGAGGAGGGCCAGCGCATCATCAAGCTGAACATCGGCAACGTCGCCGCCTTCGGCCTGATGCCCCCCGACGAGATCGTCCGGGACATGATCCACAACCTGCCGTCGCAGGTGGCCGCCGGCTACACCGACAGCAAGGGCCTGTTCGCGCCGCGCAAGGCGGTCGTGCACTACACCCAGGAAAAGCGCATCTCCGGCGTGACCGTCGACGATGTCTACCTGGGCAACGGCGCCTCCGAGCTGATCGCGATGAGCATGAACGCCTTGCTCGACGCCGGTGACGAGGTGCTGATTCCCTCGCCCGACTACCCGCTGCACACCGCGGTGGTGTCGCTGTCGGGCGGCACGCCGGTGCACTACCGCTGCGACGAAGGCTCGGGCTGGCTGCCCGACCTCGACGACATCCGCGCCAAGGTGAGCGCCAACACCAAGGCCATCGTCGTCATCAACCCGAACAACCCGACGGGCGCGCTCTATCCGGTGGACCTGCTGAAGGACATCGTCGAGATCGCGCGCCAGCACCAGCTGATCGTCTTCGCCGACGAGATCTACGACAAGACGCTGTACGACGGCAACGAGCACACCAGCATCGCCTCGCTGGCCGACGACGTGCTCTTCGTCACCTTCAACGGCCTGTCCAAGAACTACCGCTCCTGCGGCTACCGCTCGGGCTGGATGGTGGTCTCCGGCGAGAAGCGCTACGCCAAGGACTACATCGAGGGCCTGAACATGCTGGCCTCGATGCGGCTGTGCGCCAACACGCCCGGCCAGATGGCGATCCAGACCGCGCTCGGCGGCTACCAGAGCATCAAGGACCTCGTCGCCCCGGGCGGCCGGCTGCTCAAGCAGCGCGACCTCGCCTGGGAGATGATGAACGCGATCCCCGGCGTCAGCGTCGTCAAGCCGAAGGCGGCGCTGTACATGTTCCCGCGGCTGGACCCCAAGGTCTACCCGATCGCCGACGACCAGCAGTTCGCCTACGAGCTGCTGGAGCAGGAGCGTGTGCTGATCGTGCAGGGCACCGGCTTCAACTGGCCCGACCCCGACCACTTCCGCCTCGTCTTCCTGCCCAACCTCGACGACCTGACCGAGGCCATCGGGCGCATCGAGCGCTTCCTCGCCGGCTATCGCAAACGCCACTCCCTTTAA
- a CDS encoding Mth938-like domain-containing protein, which translates to MKFQPDSFSGSNVITRHDAGQVWVGTTAHVHSIVVPWKGAVLPWGAPSLDALTAEHFERIAALRPELVIFGSGRRLRFISPALLRPLIERRIGVETMDTVAACRTYNVLAAEEREVVAALVLEGDGA; encoded by the coding sequence ATGAAATTCCAGCCGGACAGCTTCAGCGGCAGCAACGTGATCACGCGTCACGACGCCGGCCAGGTGTGGGTGGGCACGACGGCCCATGTCCACAGCATCGTCGTGCCCTGGAAGGGCGCCGTGCTGCCCTGGGGCGCGCCGTCGCTGGACGCGCTGACCGCCGAGCACTTCGAGCGCATCGCCGCGCTGCGCCCCGAACTGGTGATCTTCGGCTCCGGCCGGCGCCTGCGCTTCATCTCGCCGGCGCTGCTGCGCCCGCTGATCGAGCGCCGCATCGGCGTCGAGACCATGGACACCGTCGCCGCGTGCCGTACCTACAACGTCCTGGCCGCGGAAGAACGCGAAGTCGTCGCGGCCCTCGTTTTGGAGGGCGATGGGGCGTAA
- a CDS encoding peroxiredoxin, producing the protein MTPVVNKTLPEFEAFATGGVKFTPSANLGHAVVLYFYPKDATPGCTTEAMQFRDHHQDFLAAGAVVFGVSRDNLASHEKFKQALELPFELIADTEEKLCHMFGVVKNKIMYGKKVKGIERSTFLIDADGVMRAEWRGIKVAGHVDEVLKAVQALKQAA; encoded by the coding sequence ATGACGCCCGTTGTCAACAAGACCCTTCCGGAATTCGAAGCCTTCGCGACCGGCGGCGTGAAGTTCACGCCTTCTGCGAATCTCGGCCACGCCGTGGTCCTGTACTTCTACCCCAAGGACGCGACGCCCGGTTGCACGACCGAGGCTATGCAATTCCGTGACCACCACCAGGACTTCCTGGCGGCCGGCGCGGTGGTCTTCGGGGTCTCGCGCGACAACCTCGCGTCGCACGAGAAGTTCAAGCAGGCCCTGGAGTTGCCCTTCGAACTGATCGCGGACACCGAAGAGAAGCTCTGCCACATGTTCGGCGTGGTCAAGAACAAGATCATGTACGGCAAGAAGGTCAAGGGCATCGAGCGCAGCACCTTCCTCATCGACGCCGACGGCGTGATGCGTGCCGAGTGGCGCGGCATCAAGGTCGCGGGCCACGTCGACGAGGTCCTCAAGGCCGTGCAGGCCCTCAAGCAGGCTGCCTGA
- a CDS encoding PhoH family protein, whose amino-acid sequence MPLPKPPTKKADLLAAADYESQAAPKPRKRTLKAAAPEAAPAEAPLELHDGGAVVSARRPAPQPAPAPAAPTPAPAPAPRARMRSPRGTGPVKLFVLDTNVLMHDPTCLFRFDEHDVFLPMITLEELDGHKKGMSEVARNARQVSRELDALATFTGENGAVDSTAGIPLAKTGHREAGGKLFFQTMLLDVKLPAGLPQGKADNQILGVVQALREQRKDREVVLVSKDINMRVKARALGLPAEDYFNDKTLEDGDLLYTGVLPLPSDFWERHGKTMESWQQGGNTFYRISGPLVPALLINQFVYLETPGATPLYARVSEITGKTAVLRTLRDYTHGKNAVWGVTARNREQNFALNLLMDPDCDFVTLTGTAGTGKTLMTLAAGLAQVLDERRYSEIIVTRVTVPVGDDIGFLPGNEEEKMGPWMGALDDNLEVLARSDASAGEWGRAATNDLVRAKIKIKSLNFMRGRTFLNKYVIIDEAQNLTPKQMKTLITRAGPGTKIVCLGNLAQIDTPYLTEGSSGLTYAVDRFKGWPHGGHLTLARGERSRLADFASEVL is encoded by the coding sequence ATGCCCCTGCCCAAGCCTCCGACGAAGAAAGCCGACCTGCTCGCCGCCGCCGACTACGAGTCGCAGGCCGCGCCGAAACCGCGCAAGCGAACGCTGAAAGCCGCCGCGCCCGAGGCGGCGCCGGCGGAAGCCCCGCTGGAACTGCACGACGGCGGCGCGGTGGTCTCCGCGCGCCGGCCGGCGCCGCAGCCCGCACCAGCCCCTGCCGCCCCGACGCCGGCTCCGGCGCCCGCGCCGCGCGCCCGCATGCGCTCGCCGCGCGGCACCGGCCCGGTCAAGCTCTTCGTGCTCGACACCAACGTGCTGATGCACGACCCGACCTGCCTGTTCCGCTTCGACGAGCACGACGTCTTCTTGCCGATGATCACGCTGGAGGAACTCGACGGTCACAAGAAGGGCATGAGCGAGGTCGCGCGCAACGCGCGCCAGGTCAGCCGCGAGCTCGACGCGCTGGCCACCTTCACCGGCGAGAACGGCGCCGTCGACTCGACCGCCGGCATCCCGCTGGCCAAGACCGGCCACCGTGAGGCCGGCGGCAAGCTGTTCTTCCAGACCATGCTGCTGGACGTGAAGCTGCCGGCCGGGCTGCCGCAGGGCAAGGCCGACAACCAGATCCTCGGCGTCGTGCAGGCGCTGCGCGAGCAGCGCAAGGACCGCGAGGTCGTGCTGGTGTCCAAGGACATCAACATGCGCGTCAAGGCGCGTGCGCTGGGGCTGCCGGCCGAGGACTACTTCAACGACAAGACGCTCGAAGACGGCGACCTGCTCTACACCGGCGTGCTGCCGCTGCCGTCCGACTTCTGGGAGCGCCACGGCAAGACGATGGAGAGCTGGCAGCAGGGTGGCAACACCTTCTACCGCATCAGCGGCCCGCTGGTGCCGGCGCTGCTGATCAACCAGTTCGTCTACCTCGAGACCCCGGGCGCGACGCCGCTGTACGCGCGAGTCTCCGAGATCACCGGCAAGACCGCGGTGCTGCGCACGCTGCGCGACTACACCCACGGCAAGAACGCCGTCTGGGGCGTCACCGCGCGCAACCGCGAGCAGAACTTCGCGCTGAACCTGCTGATGGATCCGGACTGCGACTTCGTCACGCTGACCGGCACCGCCGGCACCGGCAAGACGCTGATGACGCTGGCCGCGGGCCTGGCCCAGGTGCTCGACGAGCGCCGCTACAGCGAGATCATCGTCACCCGCGTGACGGTGCCGGTGGGCGACGACATCGGCTTCCTGCCCGGCAACGAGGAAGAGAAGATGGGCCCGTGGATGGGCGCGCTCGACGACAACCTCGAGGTGCTGGCGCGCAGCGATGCCAGCGCCGGCGAATGGGGCCGGGCGGCGACCAACGACCTGGTGCGCGCGAAGATCAAGATCAAGAGCCTGAACTTCATGCGCGGGCGCACCTTCCTGAACAAGTACGTGATCATCGACGAGGCGCAGAACCTGACGCCCAAGCAGATGAAGACGCTGATCACGCGTGCCGGCCCGGGCACCAAGATCGTCTGCCTGGGCAACCTGGCGCAGATCGACACGCCTTACCTGACCGAAGGCTCCAGCGGCCTGACCTACGCCGTCGACCGCTTCAAGGGCTGGCCGCACGGCGGCCACCTGACGCTGGCACGCGGCGAACGTTCGCGCCTGGCCGACTTCGCCAGCGAGGTGCTTTGA
- a CDS encoding DNA ligase → MLLTRRDFWAAALACCSLPGRPAEAGSPPAVMLAREARLGVDPAGFLVSEKLDGVRALWDGRRLRFRSGRDVVAPPGFVARLPPVALDGELWLGRGAFEAVSGLVRRESPDDGRWRALRYCVFDLPGAPGPFAERARRLADLARGTNAFVAVEQRRVASAGALNVWLDEVVTGGGEGLVLHRADALWQPGRSDALLKLKPQQDAEAVVVGHVGGQGRLEGRMGALRVRADDGTEFLLGTGFSDAERAAPPPVGTVVSYRYRGRTAAGVPRFASFLRVREF, encoded by the coding sequence ATGCTGTTGACTCGACGCGATTTCTGGGCCGCCGCGCTCGCCTGCTGCAGCCTGCCGGGCCGCCCGGCCGAAGCCGGGTCGCCGCCGGCCGTGATGCTGGCGCGCGAAGCGCGGCTCGGCGTGGACCCGGCGGGTTTTCTCGTCAGCGAGAAGCTCGACGGCGTGCGTGCGCTCTGGGACGGGCGACGCCTGCGCTTTCGCAGCGGCCGCGACGTCGTCGCGCCGCCGGGTTTCGTCGCCCGGCTGCCGCCGGTGGCGCTGGACGGCGAACTCTGGCTGGGGCGCGGCGCCTTCGAGGCCGTCTCGGGCCTGGTGCGGCGCGAGTCGCCCGACGATGGCCGCTGGCGCGCGCTGCGTTACTGCGTCTTCGACCTGCCCGGCGCTCCGGGGCCGTTCGCCGAGCGGGCGCGCCGCCTGGCCGACCTGGCGCGCGGCACGAACGCCTTCGTCGCCGTCGAGCAGCGCCGCGTCGCGTCGGCCGGCGCGCTGAACGTCTGGCTCGACGAGGTCGTGACCGGTGGCGGCGAAGGCCTGGTGCTGCACCGCGCCGACGCGCTATGGCAGCCCGGCCGCAGCGACGCGTTGCTCAAGCTCAAGCCGCAGCAGGACGCCGAGGCGGTGGTCGTCGGCCACGTCGGCGGCCAGGGCCGCCTCGAAGGCCGGATGGGCGCCTTGCGCGTGCGCGCCGACGACGGCACCGAGTTCCTGCTCGGCACCGGCTTCAGCGACGCCGAACGCGCGGCGCCGCCGCCCGTCGGCACGGTCGTCAGCTACCGCTACCGCGGCCGCACCGCGGCCGGTGTGCCGCGGTTCGCCAGCTTCCTGCGCGTGCGCGAGTTCTGA
- a CDS encoding propionate--CoA ligase, with product MRAHNEETTMTDYAEFHRRSLQDRDAFWAEQAKLIDWHKPFEQVCDYSRPPFAKWFVGGETNLCHNAVDRHLATRADQNALIYVSTETNQERIYSYRELHAEVQRMAATLQSLGVKKGDRVLVYMPMVPEAAFAMLACTRIGALHSVVFGGFASVSLATRIDDAEPTVIVSADAGSRGGKVVPYKPLLDEAIRLADHKPQKVLMVDRGLVAFDRVEGRDEDYASWRECHFKTEVPCEWVEATHPSYTLYTSGTTGKPKGVQRDTGGYAVALAASMEKIYLCKPGETFFSTSDIGWVVGHSYIIYAPLLGGCATIMYEGLPIRPDAAVWWSLVEKYKVTSMFSAPTAVRVLKKQDPAALKKHDLSSLRALFLAGEPLDEPTATWIAEALGKPIIDNYWQTETGWPILSLCNGVEAAKSKFGSPGKAVYGYDVKLLDEHSGEELKGAGQKGVVAIEGPLPPGCMQTVWRDDKRFVNTYWSSVPSRLVYSTFDWGIRDEDGYFFILGRTDDVINVAGHRLGTREIEESISSHPKVAEVAVVGVADNLKGQVAMAFAVLKDPSVIATEADALKLEGEVMKLVDEQLGAVARPARVRFVATLPKTRSGKLLRRAIQAVCEARDPGDLTTIEDPTALQQIRDLITPAA from the coding sequence ATCCGCGCCCATAACGAGGAGACAACGATGACCGATTACGCCGAGTTTCATCGTCGATCGCTGCAGGATCGCGACGCGTTCTGGGCCGAACAGGCCAAGCTGATCGACTGGCACAAGCCCTTCGAGCAGGTCTGCGACTACAGCCGGCCGCCGTTCGCGAAGTGGTTCGTCGGTGGCGAGACCAATCTCTGCCACAACGCCGTCGACCGCCACCTCGCGACGCGCGCCGACCAGAACGCGCTGATCTACGTCTCCACCGAGACGAACCAGGAGCGCATCTACAGCTACCGCGAGCTGCACGCCGAAGTGCAGCGCATGGCGGCGACGCTGCAGAGCCTGGGCGTGAAGAAGGGCGACCGGGTGCTGGTCTACATGCCGATGGTCCCCGAGGCGGCGTTCGCGATGCTCGCTTGCACGCGCATCGGCGCGCTGCACTCGGTGGTCTTCGGCGGTTTCGCCAGCGTCAGCCTGGCCACGCGCATCGACGACGCCGAACCGACGGTCATCGTCAGCGCCGACGCCGGCAGCCGCGGCGGCAAGGTCGTGCCTTACAAGCCGTTGCTCGACGAGGCCATCCGCCTCGCCGACCACAAGCCGCAGAAGGTGCTGATGGTCGACCGCGGCCTTGTCGCCTTCGACCGCGTCGAAGGCCGCGACGAAGACTACGCCAGCTGGCGCGAGTGCCACTTCAAGACCGAGGTGCCTTGCGAGTGGGTGGAGGCCACGCATCCGAGCTACACGCTCTACACCAGCGGCACCACCGGCAAGCCCAAGGGCGTGCAGCGCGACACCGGCGGCTACGCCGTGGCGCTGGCCGCCAGCATGGAGAAGATCTACCTCTGCAAGCCGGGCGAGACCTTCTTCTCGACCAGCGACATCGGCTGGGTCGTCGGCCACAGCTACATCATCTACGCGCCGCTGCTCGGCGGCTGCGCGACGATCATGTACGAAGGCCTGCCGATCCGCCCCGACGCCGCCGTCTGGTGGAGCCTGGTCGAGAAGTACAAGGTGACCTCGATGTTCAGCGCGCCGACCGCGGTGCGTGTGCTGAAGAAGCAGGACCCGGCGGCGCTGAAGAAACACGACCTGTCCAGCCTGCGCGCGCTGTTCCTCGCCGGCGAGCCGCTGGACGAACCGACGGCGACCTGGATCGCCGAGGCCCTGGGCAAGCCGATCATCGACAACTACTGGCAGACCGAGACCGGCTGGCCGATCCTCAGCCTGTGCAACGGCGTCGAGGCCGCGAAGAGCAAGTTCGGCTCGCCGGGCAAGGCGGTCTACGGCTACGACGTCAAGCTGCTCGACGAGCACAGCGGCGAGGAGCTCAAGGGCGCCGGCCAGAAGGGCGTCGTCGCGATCGAAGGGCCGCTGCCGCCGGGCTGCATGCAGACCGTCTGGCGTGACGACAAACGCTTCGTCAACACCTACTGGAGCAGCGTGCCCAGCCGGCTGGTCTACAGCACCTTCGACTGGGGCATCCGCGACGAGGACGGCTACTTCTTCATCCTCGGCCGCACCGACGACGTCATCAACGTCGCCGGCCACCGCCTGGGCACGCGCGAGATCGAGGAAAGCATCTCCAGCCACCCGAAGGTCGCCGAAGTCGCCGTCGTCGGTGTCGCCGACAACCTGAAGGGCCAGGTCGCGATGGCTTTCGCGGTGCTGAAGGACCCGTCGGTGATCGCCACCGAGGCCGATGCGCTGAAGCTCGAAGGCGAGGTGATGAAGCTCGTCGACGAGCAGCTCGGCGCCGTCGCGCGGCCGGCGCGTGTGCGCTTCGTCGCCACGCTGCCCAAGACGCGTTCGGGCAAGCTGCTGCGCCGGGCGATCCAGGCCGTCTGCGAGGCCCGCGACCCGGGCGACCTGACGACGATCGAGGACCCGACCGCGCTGCAGCAGATCCGCGACCTGATCACGCCCGCCGCCTGA
- the acuI gene encoding acrylyl-CoA reductase (NADPH), translating into MFRGLLLEKGEGGFGARLAEIDESRLPGADLADVLVQPEYSTLNYKDALAITNRAPVVRAWPMVPGIDGAGTVLESAHPDWKPGDRFVLNGWGVGETHWGCLAERARLKGDWLVKLPAAFTPRQAMAIGTAGYTAMLCVLALESHGVVPGDGEVLVTGASGGVGSVAIALLAKLGHRVVAVSGKPDAADYLKSLGAAEVLDRAAFTAPGKPLQKERWAAVVDAVGSHTLANALAQTRYGGVVAACGLAQGLDLPASVAPFILRGVTLAGIDSVMAPKARREAAWQRLARDLDATLLERIASEVSLDFAIAKAAELMEGKVTGRVVVRIAS; encoded by the coding sequence ATGTTCCGTGGATTGCTGTTGGAAAAGGGCGAGGGCGGCTTCGGCGCGCGCCTCGCGGAGATCGACGAATCGCGACTGCCGGGCGCCGACCTGGCCGACGTGCTGGTGCAGCCCGAGTACTCGACGCTGAACTACAAGGACGCGCTGGCGATCACGAACCGTGCGCCGGTCGTGCGTGCCTGGCCCATGGTGCCGGGCATCGACGGCGCCGGCACCGTGCTGGAGAGCGCGCACCCGGACTGGAAGCCCGGCGACCGCTTCGTGCTCAACGGCTGGGGCGTCGGCGAGACGCACTGGGGCTGTCTGGCCGAACGTGCGCGCCTGAAGGGCGACTGGCTGGTCAAGCTGCCCGCGGCCTTCACGCCGCGCCAGGCGATGGCCATCGGCACCGCCGGCTACACGGCGATGCTCTGTGTGCTGGCGCTCGAATCGCACGGCGTCGTGCCCGGTGACGGCGAGGTGCTGGTCACCGGCGCCAGCGGCGGCGTCGGCAGCGTCGCGATCGCGCTGCTGGCCAAGCTGGGCCACCGCGTCGTCGCCGTCAGCGGCAAGCCCGATGCGGCCGACTACCTGAAGTCGCTCGGCGCCGCCGAGGTGCTCGACCGCGCCGCGTTCACCGCGCCCGGCAAGCCGCTGCAGAAGGAGCGCTGGGCGGCCGTCGTCGACGCCGTCGGCAGCCACACGCTGGCCAATGCGCTGGCGCAGACGCGCTACGGCGGCGTCGTCGCGGCCTGCGGCCTGGCGCAAGGCCTGGACCTGCCGGCCAGCGTCGCGCCCTTCATCCTGCGCGGCGTCACGCTCGCCGGCATCGACAGCGTGATGGCGCCGAAAGCGCGCCGCGAAGCCGCTTGGCAGCGCCTGGCGCGTGACCTCGATGCGACGCTGCTGGAGCGCATCGCGAGCGAGGTTTCACTGGATTTCGCGATCGCCAAGGCCGCCGAATTGATGGAAGGCAAGGTGACCGGGCGGGTGGTGGTGCGCATCGCTTCCTGA